From the Ursus arctos isolate Adak ecotype North America unplaced genomic scaffold, UrsArc2.0 scaffold_9, whole genome shotgun sequence genome, the window GCTaatatgaataaggctgctatgaacattcctgaAGTAGTCTTGTGTAGATATATGcactcatttctcttggatacatTCCTCAGTGTGGGGCTACTGGGTCATGAGATGTGTTCATGTTTCATTCTGTTGGACCTCGGTGGTTTTTTTCAAACACACTTGGAGACTTCCCTagttctctctcccactctttctgCCCTGCTACCACCTAAAGTATCGCCCTTCTGCTTCTGTGATCAGGCCTGTTTCCTGACTTGCATGTTTCTCTCCACAGGACAGAAAGAGGGAGCCACCCCTCCTGGAGGCTTACAAGAAAATGGAGGTCCTACAGACTGCCAGATCGTTACactcacccctccacccccccggAGGAACCCAGTGACGAGGATCCAGCTCGTCACAAGGACACCTAAAtgtccttttca encodes:
- the ODAPH gene encoding odontogenesis associated phosphoprotein; this encodes MAHRVSFSYCLLVCWVLVTVAEGQKEGATPPGGLQENGGPTDCQIVTLTPPPPRRNPVTRIQLVTRTPKYFPRGRLWRGSSSEESG